The genomic stretch GAAGCCGTACCAGCCGCTGAAGGACGTCTCCCAGACCAGGCGCTGCTTCCGGCAGCCGGACGGCCGCTGGTGGTTGCGCATCGACGTGACCGCCGAGCAGCTCGCGGGCGGGGAGTGCGCGTTGCCGACGGGCTTCGCCTCGTACCTGGGCCTGTCACCGGGTGAGAGCAGGACGGTCAGGAGCGCCGCGGGCGAGCTGACCATGACCTGGCACGGCAGGCCGGTGCTGGAGTCCGTCGAACGCCTCCTCGTGGACGTCGGCGCCCGCGAGGGCGGGCACCTGTTCCTGACGCTGTCGGACGAGGGCGTGCTGCGGGCCAGGCACCTGCCGGTCGCCGCGCAGGGCGCCGAGAAGATCACCAAGGCGCTGCGCCTGGTCGGGTACACAGCCCCGGGAGGCACCCGGGATCAGGCAGCCAGGGTGATCGCCACCAGGATCGGCATGACGGGACCGGTGAGCCTGCCGGACCTGCTCGTCAGGCTCCGCGAACGCGGGGACCGCGATCTGCTAGCCCTCTTGGACTGAGCCGGTGCCGCGGCTCGCGATCGGCCCTGAGTTTCCCAGGGAGCTCAGCGCACTGGCTCAGCCGGTGCGCAGGGACGCCGTGGTCGCGCTGCGCCGGTTCCTGCTGAACGTGTCCGGCGCCCCGCACCCCGAGCGGGTGCGGGGCGCCAGGGATCCGCGGGTCGCCACGCTGCGGCTGGCCGCGGGGCATCGCGGGGTGGTGGTACGCCAGCGGGACGTTTATTGGCTGCGTACGGTCCTGCCCGACCCCGAGGCCTGGTCGTACGCGCAACGCCACAGGTACGGCGTCAACCCCGTGGTCGGCGTCGTCGAGGAGTGGGACGCCGAGGCCCTGGAACGGGTGGAGCCCGCGTTACGCAGGTCGGGCAGGCGGTCGTCGCGGCTGTTCGACGCGATCTGCGACGGCGACCTGCTGGCGCTCGGCCTGGACGGGCACGCCATGCCGCTGTTCCGGCTCATCACGACAGAGGCCGACGTGGCCGCGCTCGAACCCCTGCTGCCGCCCACCCAGCACCTGCCGCTCGCCGTGCTGGCCCGCGGCGGCTCGCTCGCGGAGGCCTGGCGCGAGCTGGACGCCTGGCGCTACTCGGACGCCGACACCGGGCCGATCGACCCCGACGACCTGCACGCGGCGCTGCGGCGCAGCCCCGACCAGGCGGCGTTCGCGCCCGACAAGGTGACGCTCGACCGGGTGCTGGGAGCGCCGGAGTGGTGCACCTTCCCCCATCCGACGCAGCACCGGCTGGCCAGGGCGGCCCGCTACGAGCATCCGGTGCTGGTGATCGGCGGCGCGGGCACCGGCAAGACCGTCATCGCCCTGCACCGCGCCGCCCACCTGGCGGCGAACGGCCGCGGCCCGGTCCTGCTCATCACGTTCTCGCAGAGCCTGGCCGAGGAGTTGTCGGCCAGGCTGGACGTGCTGATCGAGGACGAGGTCATCCGCAAGCGGGTCGAAGTGGACAACGCCGAGCGCCTGGCCATGCGCATCGTGGCCGGCGCGGAGGGCCGCCGGCCGGCGCTGGTCGGCCCCGGGGCGCGGTCGCTGGCCCAGCTGACGGACGAGGCGCTCAGGCTGTTGTCGCTCACGACCGGCGACCTGCTCGACGACGTGGAGCCGGAGCGCAAGCCGTACCGTCACATCGTGGTGGACGAGGCGCAGGACATCAGCGCGGCGCAGTGGCGGCTGCTGCGGGCGGCGGCGCCGCGCGCGTACGACGACCTGTTCATCGTGGGCGATCCGCACCAGCGGGTCACCGACACGCGGGTGACGCTGGGCGCCGTCGGCATCCCCGTCGTCCAGCACACGTTGAAGGTCTCCTACCGGCTTCCGCAGGAGCTGCTGTCCTTCGTGGTGCGGCTGCGCGGCGGCGGCCCCGTGGCCGGCCTGGTCAGGGGCGCGACCGAGATGTACGGCTACCGCGCCACGCACAACGGCGAACGCCCGATGATCAGGGCGTACGACTCGCCCGAGTCGGAGCTGGCCGGGCTGCGGGCCACGATCGAGTCGTGGCTGGCCGACGGCGTGCCGGCCGGCGAGATCGCCGTCGGCGCCCGCACCACCCGGCTCGTCCGGCAGGCCAAGAAGGCGCTGGAAGGTCTGGACGTGCGTGCCGCGACCTTCCAGCATCTGAAGGGGCTGGAGTTCGAGCGCGTCGCTCTCATCGGCGTGGCGGAGGGCGTGGTGCCCGAGCCGCCGCCGCAAGAACCTGGTGCAAGGGCTCGAGCCCTGCAGCGCGAGCGGAGCATACTGTTCGTCGCCTGCACGCGAGCGCGGGCGATGCTCTATATCTCCCATTCCGGAAGAGGCAGCCCCTTTATACCCCTCTGATCACATAGTCTGAACTGCGGATACTTCCCATTGCCGGTTGGACCTCAATGAACCTCAGTCTGAGCGACCTCGCGCCACCCGTGCGCTGGACCTCCCCTGGTCAAATCGCGCCGATCGTGGAGGAGCCCCAGCTGCCCGAGGCCTGGTGGCAAGCGATCCCCCTCGACCGCGCGTGCGCCATCGTGGGCACCCAGACCGTGGCGGGCCACCTGGCCGACCTGGCCGTGGCCTGCTGGGGACACCTGCTGCTCGGCGACATCCTCCCGCTGGTGCGCTTCTCCGATCCCGCCGAGGCCGAGCGCACGCCGGAGTCGCTGGGCAAGGACGTCGTGCAGAAGTTGTTCACCGGCGTGTTCGAGCGGCTGCTCGAGCCGCCGGAGGCCGCCGAGCCGGTGCCCATGGCGTCCCGGCCGGACAGGCCGCTGCCCGAGGTGATCGACACCTTGTTCGGAGCGCTGGACGACCGGCAGCGGGCCATCGCCCGCGACCGGCTGTACGCGGCGCAGCGCGCCACGCTGGACGAGCTGGCGCAGCGGTTCTCGGTGACGCGCGAGCGGATCAGGCAGATCGAGCGCGACCTGCGCGACCACGTGGAGGCCTGGCTCAGCGGTCCCGACGCGGTGGCGCTGGTGGCGCACGTGGCGTGGCTGCGTGCCCGGCTGGGCTCCGCCGTACCGGCCGACGACCTGCAGGCCGCCGTGCCGTGGCACGGGACCGAGCTGCGTACGCTCGGGATCCCCGCCTGGCGGTTCGTGCGCACGCTGCTCACCGGCTACGAGCAGTCCGACGGCTGGCTGGTCGCGGGCGGGGCGGACGAGCTGCGCGAGAAGACGCGCCAGCTGTTCGCCGACGGGCCGCGCCCGCTCGGCGAGGCCGTGTCCATGGTGGCCCAGCTCGGGGTGCGCGAGGACGTGGCCGAGCGGTGGATCCTCGCCGTGCCGCAGCTCCGCGTGCTCGGCCAGCACGTGGTGCCGTGGCCGCGCAGCATCAACGAGAAGGCCGAGGCGGTGCTGGCGGTGGCCGGCACTCCGCTGTCGCCGGAAGAGATCCAGGAGCGCATCGGCGAGGACTACAGCCTGGTCGGCATCCGCAACCAGCTCACCGCCGACGACCGCTTCCTGCGCGTGGACCGGAACAAGTACGGGCTGACCCGGTGGGGCGGCGAGGAATACCTGGGGATCAGGGAGATGATCGCCAGGGAGATCGAGCGGGCCGGCGGCGAGGCCTCGGTGAGCACGATCGTGACGAACCTGACCTCCCGGTACGACGTCAGCGAGAGCTCCGTACGCGCATACTCGGGCGGGCCCGGGTTCGAGCGCACGCAGCGGGGCTGGAT from Nonomuraea polychroma encodes the following:
- a CDS encoding UvrD-helicase domain-containing protein, which gives rise to MPRLAIGPEFPRELSALAQPVRRDAVVALRRFLLNVSGAPHPERVRGARDPRVATLRLAAGHRGVVVRQRDVYWLRTVLPDPEAWSYAQRHRYGVNPVVGVVEEWDAEALERVEPALRRSGRRSSRLFDAICDGDLLALGLDGHAMPLFRLITTEADVAALEPLLPPTQHLPLAVLARGGSLAEAWRELDAWRYSDADTGPIDPDDLHAALRRSPDQAAFAPDKVTLDRVLGAPEWCTFPHPTQHRLARAARYEHPVLVIGGAGTGKTVIALHRAAHLAANGRGPVLLITFSQSLAEELSARLDVLIEDEVIRKRVEVDNAERLAMRIVAGAEGRRPALVGPGARSLAQLTDEALRLLSLTTGDLLDDVEPERKPYRHIVVDEAQDISAAQWRLLRAAAPRAYDDLFIVGDPHQRVTDTRVTLGAVGIPVVQHTLKVSYRLPQELLSFVVRLRGGGPVAGLVRGATEMYGYRATHNGERPMIRAYDSPESELAGLRATIESWLADGVPAGEIAVGARTTRLVRQAKKALEGLDVRAATFQHLKGLEFERVALIGVAEGVVPEPPPQEPGARARALQRERSILFVACTRARAMLYISHSGRGSPFIPL
- a CDS encoding sigma factor-like helix-turn-helix DNA-binding protein, yielding MNLSLSDLAPPVRWTSPGQIAPIVEEPQLPEAWWQAIPLDRACAIVGTQTVAGHLADLAVACWGHLLLGDILPLVRFSDPAEAERTPESLGKDVVQKLFTGVFERLLEPPEAAEPVPMASRPDRPLPEVIDTLFGALDDRQRAIARDRLYAAQRATLDELAQRFSVTRERIRQIERDLRDHVEAWLSGPDAVALVAHVAWLRARLGSAVPADDLQAAVPWHGTELRTLGIPAWRFVRTLLTGYEQSDGWLVAGGADELREKTRQLFADGPRPLGEAVSMVAQLGVREDVAERWILAVPQLRVLGQHVVPWPRSINEKAEAVLAVAGTPLSPEEIQERIGEDYSLVGIRNQLTADDRFLRVDRNKYGLTRWGGEEYLGIREMIAREIERAGGEASVSTIVTNLTSRYDVSESSVRAYSGGPGFERTQRGWIRVAGTSPSGEAEPYQPRKDVSLTRRSFRSRDGRWWHRVDINAEHLRGSGSPLPTGFAAYLGMAPGGQLTASAPSGDVVISWHNQPTMGSIRNVLAESKASEGDHVFLTVSDGGELLTRYLPAAPVGMPPVNRALYLLGYTAPVSSEMEGLRLIGARIGLPDTATREEILGRLRERGDRDILGFLGG